Proteins from a genomic interval of Diospyros lotus cultivar Yz01 chromosome 6, ASM1463336v1, whole genome shotgun sequence:
- the LOC127804678 gene encoding uncharacterized protein LOC127804678, protein MATSSAPSLCYAVLPALKPGTRLSVQVRARSYGDDGRSSNMVDANLRILRERIEEVSIKERLESCYQRGHGWNYVPAYDCKPRRCAENSKLFELFGLAIGTFGLTIATASLCLLLVSLLIGSSLSMN, encoded by the exons ATGGCGACTTCTTCAGCACCTTCTCTGTGCTATGCAGTTCTGCCAGCTTTGAAGCCGGGTACCCGGTTGTCGGTGCAAGTCAGAGCTCGGAGCTACGGAGATGATG GGAGGTCAAGTAACATGGTGGATGCCAACTTGAGAATTCTAAGGGAGAGGATAGAAGAGGTTAGCATCAAAGAGAGACTGGAAAGCTGCTATCAGAGGGGACATGGATGGAATTATGTGCCTGCCTATGATTGCAAACCCAGGAGATGTGCAGAGAATTCTAAGCTGTTTGAGCTTTTTGGCTTGGCAATTGGGACTTTTGGCCTCACCATAGCCACTGCTTCTCTTTGCCTTTTACTTGTTTCCCTATTAATTGGTTCATCTCTATCTATGAACTGA
- the LOC127803218 gene encoding protein PIN-LIKES 2-like, with protein MESLSAQTQGDVKSSGENILSAVVPLLKLLTLTIIGLVLAHPKTQIIPRATFKLLSKLVFALFLPCTIFVHLGESITVKNFIHWWFIPVNVILATVIGCLLGYLVAKICRPPPEFVRFTVIVTAFGNTGNLPLAIVGSVCHSADNPFGPQCHRTGTAYVSFAQWVAVLLVYTLVYHMMEPPLEYYEVVEEERVENPEIEEQVAVNDISRPLLVEAEWPGMEEKETEHCKTPFIARIFTSLSNVSQGSAPDPDSLEGGGTRSPKSIRCLAEPRMVRKIRTVAERTPVQHILQPPTIATLLAFIVGMVPPLKSFVYSDDAPLSFVLSSLEILNEAMVPSVMLILGGMLAEGPNESKLGIRTTFGIIVARLLVLPVAGIGVVWAADRLNFLVAGDQMYKFVLLLQYTMPSAILFGAIASLRGYAVREASALLFWQHIVALLSISLYIILYFRLLPFYL; from the coding sequence ATGGAGTCCCTATCTGCTCAAACTCAAGGTGATGTCAAGTCCAGTGGCGAAAACATTCTAAGCGCCGTTGTTCCCTTGTTGAAGCTCCTCACCCTCACTATTATAGGCCTGGTCCTTGCCCACCCGAAAACCCAAATCATTCCCAGGGCCACTTTCAAGCTTCTCAGCAAGCTGGTCTTTGCTCTGTTCTTGCCTTGCACCATCTTCGTTCACCTTGGGGAATCCATTACGGTCAAGAACTTCATTCACTGGTGGTTTATCCCCGTGAACGTGATTCTCGCTACTGTCATTGGTTGTTTGCTGGGGTACTTGGTGGCCAAGATATGCCGGCCGCCTCCCGAATTCGTTAGGTTCACTGTTATTGTGACAGCGTTTGGGAACACTGGGAACCTGCCCTTGGCCATTGTTGGGTCTGTGTGCCATAGTGCAGATAACCCGTTTGGTCCCCAGTGCCACAGAACTGGCACGGCTTATGTTTCTTTTGCTCAATGGGTTGCTGTACTGCTTGTTTACACCCTTGTGTACCATATGATGGAACCCCCATTGGAGTACTACGAGGTGGTCGAGGAGGAACGGGTTGAGAATCCTGAAATTGAAGAACAAGTAGCGGTCAATGATATCAGCAGGCCGCTCCTCGTGGAAGCAGAGTGGCCGGggatggaagaaaaagaaacggAACATTGCAAGACACCCTTCATAGCCAGGATCTTTACTAGCTTGTCTAATGTTTCTCAAGGCTCGGCCCCGGATCCTGATTCACTGGAGGGAGGAGGAACAAGGAGCCCCAAATCTATCAGGTGCTTGGCCGAGCCCCGGATGGTTAGAAAAATTAGAACAGTGGCAGAGAGGACACCGGTTCAGCACATCCTGCAGCCTCCAACAATTGCCACTCTCTTGGCCTTCATCGTCGGGATGGTCCCTCCCCTCAAATCCTTTGTTTATAGCGATGATGCTCCTCTTTCATTTGTTCTGAGCAGTTTGGAAATCCTGAATGAAGCAATGGTTCCCTCAGTAATGTTGATTCTGGGAGGAATGCTGGCTGAGGGCCCGAATGAATCGAAACTGGGAATCAGAACTACATTTGGGATAATTGTAGCAAGGCTTTTGGTGCTTCCAGTGGCTGGAATTGGGGTCGTTTGGGCGGCTGACAGATTGAATTTTTTGGTTGCAGGGGACCAGATGTACAAGTTTGTGCTCTTGTTGCAGTATACTATGCCCAGTGCCATTTTGTTTGGAGCAATTGCTAGCTTGAGAGGCTATGCAGTGAGAGAAGCTTCAGCTCTCCTCTTCTGGCAGCATATCGTTGCATTGCTCTCTATTTCACTCTATATCATTCTCTACTTCAGATTGCTTCCTTTTTATCTGTGA
- the LOC127803955 gene encoding eukaryotic translation initiation factor 5-like gives MALQNIGASNKDDAFYRYKMPKMITKIEGRGNGIKTNIVNMVDIAKALARPASYTTKYFGNELGAQSKFDEKSGVSLVNGAHDTAKLAGLLESFIKKYVQCYGCGNPETEILITKNQMIQLKCAACGFVSDVDMRDKLTTFILKNPPEPKKGSKDKKAMRRAEKERLKEGEAADEEQKKLKKEVKKKGSSTKDGHAKAGPVKKRSGSDEDRSSPAINQGDVKEDADNDEDDVQWQTDTSLEAARQRIQEQLSSVTADMVMLSTDELEKKTKEANKASDGPTKVSLSSEENSNAGVGNGNMNHKKLVEEVKEKLKGGAVANQIHSMLGSLNGSAQEIMSAFFEALFDGLEKGFAKEVAKKKGYLAAAAAQDEGSQLLLLRAIEAFCLKASPAAMKEVALILKALYDGDVLEEEYIVAWYQDGLAGGNKDSQLWKNANPFIEWLQSAESESEEE, from the coding sequence ATGGCTCTACAAAACATAGGTGCCAGCAATAAAGATGATGCCTTCTACAGGTATAAGATGCCAAAAATGATTACAAAGATTGAAGGCAGAGGAAATGGCATTAAGACAAATATTGTCAACATGGTTGATATTGCCAAAGCTTTGGCAAGGCCAGCTTCGTACACTACAAAATATTTTGGCAATGAGCTTGGTGCACAATCTAAATTTGATGAGAAAAGTGGGGTTTCTCTTGTTAATGGTGCCCATGACACTGCTAAACTTGCTGGTCTTCTTGAGAGCTTCATTAAGAAATATGTTCAGTGTTATGGTTGTGGAAACCCTGAAACAGAAATCCTCATTACTAAGAATCAGATGATTCAACTGAAATGTGCAGCTTGTGGTTTTGTTTCAGATGTTGATATGAGGGACAAGCTCACAACTTTTATTTTGAAGAACCCGCCCGAGCCAAAGAAGGGGTCCAAGGACAAGAAGGCAATGAGGAGGGCtgagaaagaaaggctgaaggaaGGTGAGGCAGCTGATGAAGAGCAGAAGAAGCTGAAGAAAGAGGTTAAGAAGAAGGGGTCCTCCACCAAGGATGGGCATGCAAAAGCTGGACCTGTCAAAAAGAGAAGTGGTTCTGATGAGGATCGCAGTTCACCAGCTATAAACCAGGGGGATGTGAAGGAAGATGCTGACAATGACGAAGATGATGTTCAGTGGCAGACTGACACTTCACTGGAGGCAGCCCGCCAACGCATCCAGGAGCAACTGAGCTCTGTGACAGCAGATATGGTTATGCTATCCACTGATGAGctggagaagaaaacaaaggaagCCAATAAAGCAAGTGACGGTCCAACAAAAGTTTCCCTGTCATCTGAGGAGAATTCCAATGCTGGGGTTGGGAATGGTAACATGAACCATAAAAAGCTTGTGGAAGAGGTGAAAGAAAAACTGAAGGGAGGGGCTGTTGCAAATCAGATCCACTCAATGCTGGGATCACTTAATGGGTCTGCTCAGGAGATAATGAGTGCATTCTTTGAGGCACTGTTCGATGGTCTTGAGAAGGGCTTTGCAAAGGAGGTTGCTAAGAAGAAAGGGTAtctggctgctgctgctgctcagGATGAGGGATCGCAATTGCTTCTTCTTCGAGCAATTGAGGCTTTCTGTCTGAAGGCTAGCCCAGCTGCGATGAAGGAAGTGGCTCTTATTTTGAAGGCACTCTATGATGGTGATGTGTTGGAGGAGGAATACATTGTTGCGTGGTATCAGGACGGGCTGGCCGGTGGCAACAAGGATTCTCAACTTTGGAAGAACGCCAATCCTTTCATTGAATGGCTTCAAAGTGCCGAGTCAGAATCCGAGGAAGAATGA